From the Leishmania mexicana MHOM/GT/2001/U1103 complete genome, chromosome 14 genome, the window ATTGCAGCGCGCTCTCTCGAGGGAACTCCAGTGGCATCCTCTATTTGCTCATCCCGCATTCCCCGTTCGGCTGATCGCCAAGAAGTGGCTCCTCCTGTCTCTCTTATCCGCGCATCCCCTCACCTGCTAAACGCATCAACCACACTTCTCTCGCTGCGTCTGCtcacacgagcacacgcacctgcaAACAACAGACAAACACTGTGAAGTATTTGACGCACTATACAAAGAGCGTCTCCCAGGTGGtcgagcgaaaaaaaaacgagtgCGCATAGCGTCTTCCTGTAGCCGTGCATCTTCCACCCAACCCACAcacctttttttgttgtgtcTGCGGACTAGGTGCCTGTCGCCCTCTTCTTTCTCCAGCTCGCCATCATGTTCGGCAGGGGAACGCTTTCCCGAAAAGCCCTCGTcggcacggcggtggcgggttTTGTgggggttgggggtgggTACGCAATGTACCAGCGGCGCCTGAGCGAGAACCGCAGCGTGACCGCCGAAGCCTTCAATGCCATGCAGGACGCCACGAAGCTAGATGAAGCCTTCCAGAAGCTCTCCGACCCCAAAGAGCACCCCCTCATTCAGTTTTACCGGTACACCACCTGCCCGTGGTGTGGCACCGTCAAGGCATTTCTGGACTACAACAAGATCCCGCACGAGTGCGTAGAGGTGGAGCCAATGTTCAAgacggagctggcggagagCCTGTACAAgaaggtgccgcagctgcggttCGAGTCCAAGGCAGGCGCCAGGTCGTACCTGGTCGACTCGCAAATCATTGTTGACACGCTTAGCGAGAAGATGGGCATTGGAGGCCAGCTAAAGGATGAGGATGTGAACAAGTGGCGCACGTGGGCCCGCAGCTCTCTCGTCCGCTTTGTCACTCTCGAGTTCAACCGCTCCCTCCCCGCGGCGTGGGCCGGCTACTCCTACATCGACAGCTGCGACACAATCCCCTATGCCAACAAGCTCTTTCTCAAGGTGATTGGGGCACCTGTGATGTACCTGGTTGCCATGATGATCACCAAGCCGCGTCTCGTAAAGGCAGGTCTCATGAAACCCGACGACGACCcgaagcagcgcctgcacgacGAGATCAACCGCTTTACCGCTGAGGCACTCGTCGACCCCAAGTCCAAGAAGCCGCGAGCCTTCCACGGCGGCAGAAGGCCGGACCTGGTTGACCTGGACACCTATGGCGTTCTTCAGTCGGTCCGTAACCACCGCATTTACAACGAGATGGTCACTGAGACACTGATTGGCCCATGGCTGGAGGCAATGGACAAGCTCATGGGAAAGGCCTAGCGCGCTTGCTCGCGACAGCATTTCCCATAGTAGCTCACCCGCGTACCCATTAAGTGTACCCTGAATCGGCTCGGACGCCACACGCTGACTCATCGACTCACTGAACCTGTTTCATCTTCGGCTGCTCACTTTTGTTTTCCACGTTCATGCGTGAGCATCGGCAGTGTAGTGGTGTGGGAGGGCTTCCGCCTCTGCACGTCGACGTTCTTTCCCCCTCGACGCACCACGGATGATACAACACAGCTTTCGTCCGGCAGCCGCGCCCCTCCTGTCTCCCCTCACAATGCCGGGCTTCTCCAGCTGTTTGTTTGCCACCATGTGGTGCGCCTTCCGGAGCAGCGCGTCCTCTTGTCTT encodes:
- a CDS encoding putative glutathione-S-transferase/glutaredoxin codes for the protein MFGRGTLSRKALVGTAVAGFVGVGGGYAMYQRRLSENRSVTAEAFNAMQDATKLDEAFQKLSDPKEHPLIQFYRYTTCPWCGTVKAFLDYNKIPHECVEVEPMFKTELAESLYKKVPQLRFESKAGARSYLVDSQIIVDTLSEKMGIGGQLKDEDVNKWRTWARSSLVRFVTLEFNRSLPAAWAGYSYIDSCDTIPYANKLFLKVIGAPVMYLVAMMITKPRLVKAGLMKPDDDPKQRLHDEINRFTAEALVDPKSKKPRAFHGGRRPDLVDLDTYGVLQSVRNHRIYNEMVTETLIGPWLEAMDKLMGKA